DNA from Hwangdonia lutea:
ACCATTGGTGCCGTTGTAAATGCCTGGGATTTTGGTCCGGAAGGTAAAATAGCAAATCTCGATAGCCTTAAAGTTGACAGTTTGATGCAATCCGTTGGTTTTAATAAAGTGACACTTAAAAATAATCACGTTTTAAAACAAAAAGAAACATTTATAGATTTTAACGCCATAGCAAAAGGTTACGCTGTTGATGTGGTTTCAGAATTTTTACAAAGTCAGAATGCTAAAAATCACCTCGTTGATATTGGAGGCGAATTAAGAGCAAGCGGAATTAATATCGAAAAAAAATCAGATTGGAAGGTTGGTGTGGAAAACCCCAATTTTGATGGCTCGCAATCCATAAACCGAGCTATTGCTTTAAAGGACAAAGCCATGGCGACTTCCGGGACGTACAGAAAGTTTAAAGTGGATGAAAACGGAAATCGTTATGCGCATATTATCGATACAAAAACGGGCTACCCAAGTAAAACCAATCTCTTAAGTATTTCTGTTATTGCAGATGATTGTATGACAGCCGACGCTTACGCTACCGCATTTAAAGCTATGGGGATTGAAAAAGTGAAAACCTTTTTAAAATCCCACCCTGAACTAAAAGTGTTTTTGATTTTTGAAAATAAAGAGAAAGCATTGGAAACCTTAGCTTTAAATGATTTTCCTGAAAATTAAATGGCATTGCTATGTTAAACTGAACTTGTTTCAGTTTCTCTTAATATTTAAAATGGTATTTTGTACTTACGTTACTACTTATAACAAACCGGAATAATTTCACCTTTTGCCAAACAGTATTTTTCTATCGCTTCCGCGGAAAGATTGGAAGTGTAATCGACTTCTTCAACCTTAAATCCAATACTTCTGAGTTTGTCAAAATAGTCACGACCATAAATACGTACATGGTCGTACTGCCCAAAAATTTTAGCCCGTTCTTTTCGGTCTGTAATAGAATCATCTTCATAAGTTTCAACACGATTCAAATCTTGCGGAATTTGAAGAATGGCCATGCCTTTAGGTTTTAAAACCCGATACAATTCCTGCATGGCTTTGGTGTCGTCCGGAATATGCTCTAAAACATGGTTGCACAAAATAACATCGTAACTGTTGTCTTTAAAAGGAAGATTGCAAATATCAGCTTTTACATCGGCCAAAGGGGAATTCAAATCCGTCGTAGTATAATCTAGGTTTTTCAGCTTTTTAAAGCGTTTGTAAAAAGCTTGTTCCGGTGCAAAATGAAGCACTTTTTTCTCTGATGAAAAGAAATCCGTTTCACGTTTCAAATACAACCATAACAACCGATGGCGCTCTAAACTTAAAGTGGATGGCGAAAGTACATTGTTACGTTGTGTACCATATCCGTAAGGCAAAAAACTTCTGAATGATTTATCGTCAATTGGGTCGGTGTATTTGTTTCCTTTTAAAAAGAAGGCCACAATTGGGCGGATAATGTAACTTAACCTAATGAGTAAAGGTCTGGGGATTATATTTAGAATAAGCTTAAAAAGTTTTTTCATATTGTTTCACAGAGATTCACGGAGACACACAAAGTTTCGCAGAGCACTTATTCAAGAGTATTTACAAATCTTTTAATTCCGTTTTTTAATAGTTTGGTTTTAAAATTAAGAAGTAATCCTACCGGGTAATCTCCTAATTTCATATAAGTTAGAATTTGTGCTGAGTGAACATCTGTAAGCTTTTCTACTGTTTTGAGTTCGATTACAATTGAGTTTTCAATTAGTAAATCAATTCTGTAACCGTGATCCAATTTTTTATCTTTGTAAATAATAGACTGAATGATTTCTTTTTTTACGGAATAACCTAAGTTTTCAAGTTCATGAAATAAACATTCCTGATAAGCAGACTCTAATAAACCTGGGCCAAGTGCTCGGTGAACTTCAATAGCACAACCAATAATGTTTTCGGTAATTTTATTGTAATTCATAAACATTAATTGAAGTTATAAATACTCAGTGCACCTCTGTTTCCCTCAGTGAATCTCAGCGAAATAATGCTAAGAAATTTGTGTCTACAGTACCAAAGCCTTCTGCCTAAACTCTTCTTCCTCATTACTTTCAATGCCTAAAGCCTCATAAATATAAGCGAAGGTAGAAAGCAACTCTGGTTTGCCATTTACCAATGCCACATTATGTTCAAAATGGGCACTTGGTTTATTATCTAAAGTGGTAATGGTCCAACCGTCTCTGTGTTGCTTAATTCGGTGGGTTCCCATATTAATCATAGGCTCAATGGCCACCACCATACCTTCAATAAATTTTTTGCCACGACCGCGTTTTCCGTAGTTTGGCATTTCAGGATCTTCGTGCATTTTACTGCCCAAACCATGCCCTACCAATTCCCTCACAACGCCATAACCGTGGTCTTCACAATATTTTTGAATGGCATACCCCACATCGCCAACACGATTTCCTTTTTTAAAGGCTCTTATGCCTTCGTATAACGATGCTTTGGTAACTTGTAGTAGTTTTTCGGTTTCAGGTGCAATCTCGCCAACGGCAAAGGTGTAGGCATGGTCACCGTAAAATCCATTTTTTAATGCGCCACAGTCGATAGAAATAATATCGCCTTCTTTAAGAGGTTCGTTGGTTGGAAAACCATGAACCACCTGTTCGTTCGGGCTCATGCAAAGGGTGTTTGGAAAATCGTATAATCCTAAAAATCCTGGGATGGCACCGTGGTCTCTTATGTGTTCTTCGGCAATTTTATCTAATTGAAGTGTGGTTACTCCAGGTTTAACTTCACGGGCAAGTATGCCTAAGGTTTTCGAAACAATTAATGCGCTTTCTCGCATCAATTCTATTTCTTCGGGTGTTTTTACTACAATCATCTTTTTAAAATATGTGCAAAGATACTTAAAACCTATAATGATTTGATAAAAAGTAGATTTTCTTATGTTCGGTTTACTTAAAAAACCTAAAGAAACCGCTTTCCTTTTTAGGGATATTTGGTTTGGTATTGGTAAGCATTTGGTAAATTTCTCCCCAACCTATAAAGCCACCAATATTTCGGTCGTCTATAAATAAATCGGCATGAATTTTCCGGCTCATCTTATTACTGTATTCTTCTCCCAAGAAGCTACTATTAACAGCGTAAAAAACAATGCCGTTATTTTCGCAGAATGTAACAG
Protein-coding regions in this window:
- a CDS encoding FAD:protein FMN transferase, which codes for MKKKILFILIALLVISCKKEHKNTILEGTVFGTYYRVTYDSDLNYQKQIDSLFYVINKSMSTYQIYSDISKINRNEEVAVDAHFKKVFETSKQIYKATSAAFDPTIGAVVNAWDFGPEGKIANLDSLKVDSLMQSVGFNKVTLKNNHVLKQKETFIDFNAIAKGYAVDVVSEFLQSQNAKNHLVDIGGELRASGINIEKKSDWKVGVENPNFDGSQSINRAIALKDKAMATSGTYRKFKVDENGNRYAHIIDTKTGYPSKTNLLSISVIADDCMTADAYATAFKAMGIEKVKTFLKSHPELKVFLIFENKEKALETLALNDFPEN
- a CDS encoding class I SAM-dependent methyltransferase; translated protein: MKKLFKLILNIIPRPLLIRLSYIIRPIVAFFLKGNKYTDPIDDKSFRSFLPYGYGTQRNNVLSPSTLSLERHRLLWLYLKRETDFFSSEKKVLHFAPEQAFYKRFKKLKNLDYTTTDLNSPLADVKADICNLPFKDNSYDVILCNHVLEHIPDDTKAMQELYRVLKPKGMAILQIPQDLNRVETYEDDSITDRKERAKIFGQYDHVRIYGRDYFDKLRSIGFKVEEVDYTSNLSAEAIEKYCLAKGEIIPVCYK
- a CDS encoding GxxExxY protein — encoded protein: MNYNKITENIIGCAIEVHRALGPGLLESAYQECLFHELENLGYSVKKEIIQSIIYKDKKLDHGYRIDLLIENSIVIELKTVEKLTDVHSAQILTYMKLGDYPVGLLLNFKTKLLKNGIKRFVNTLE
- the map gene encoding type I methionyl aminopeptidase — its product is MIVVKTPEEIELMRESALIVSKTLGILAREVKPGVTTLQLDKIAEEHIRDHGAIPGFLGLYDFPNTLCMSPNEQVVHGFPTNEPLKEGDIISIDCGALKNGFYGDHAYTFAVGEIAPETEKLLQVTKASLYEGIRAFKKGNRVGDVGYAIQKYCEDHGYGVVRELVGHGLGSKMHEDPEMPNYGKRGRGKKFIEGMVVAIEPMINMGTHRIKQHRDGWTITTLDNKPSAHFEHNVALVNGKPELLSTFAYIYEALGIESNEEEEFRQKALVL
- a CDS encoding BT0820 family HAD-type phosphatase, which encodes MDVNQSLIIAVDFDGTIVEDAYPKIGKPKLFAFETLKKLQEEGHRLILWTYRCGDKLDEAVTFCENNGIVFYAVNSSFLGEEYSNKMSRKIHADLFIDDRNIGGFIGWGEIYQMLTNTKPNIPKKESGFFRFFK